From the genome of Streptomyces sp. JH34:
GGCGATACTGAAGCTGGAGCGAGAGTCTGAGATTGATCGCGGCTGCCTCTGCCATGTTGGGCCACCCCGGCGTGTGGTGCCGGGGGGAGGACTCGAACCTCCACCGTTACCGCGTCTTCAGGCTGAACGTCAGTTTCAGCTTGCGCTCGTCACACGGGGCGGACCTCATTCCGCCTCGTGCGGGGTTGCGCAGCCCCCACGCCATCGGCGCGGGGGCGTTCTCGGGGGTGCCGCCTCGCGTCCGGCGTCAGCCGAACAGGTAGCCGAACACCGCGTCGCCGACCCGCCGGTCGGTGACCTCGGCGCCGTTGGCCTCCTCGCGGGCGAACTTCACCGCGTGCTGGAGCTTCTCGACCCGGTCCAGCAGCTCGTTCACCCGGCGCGCCGGAAGCGCTCCGGAGAACTTCACGGTCGTCCAGTACCCGATGGGAACGTCCTCGTAGTACACGTCGACCTGCGCCGGGTGCTTGTCGGTCGCCTCGGCCTTGACGTGGTTGCGCGGGACCTTCTTCGTCCGGATGGTGCGGACCGGGTCCGTCTTCCACCAGTCCGTCGACGGGTCGAGCGACCAGGACTCGGAGGCGTCCAGGACCGGAAGCTTCTTCACGAAGGTGTGCAGGTCGGTGAGCTGCTTCTCGAGGAAGAGCAGGTAGCTGACCGGTACTTCGCCGACGACCGTACGGCCGTCGACGACGACGTCCGCGCGGGCCGAGCAGTTGGCCCAGTCCTTCGTCGCGGTCACGTCGAACAGCCGGGTCAGCGACGCGGACATCTCGCGCAGGGCCTCCTCGGCCTTGATCTGCACCCGCGTGGACTCGGGCGGAAGCTGCTCGCCCTCCTCGTCCTTCGGCTGGTACGTACGCGAGATGCCGGCCAGCAGTGCCGGCTTCTGCACCTTGTGGTGGGCCGCGGTGATGTCCTGGAGCGACTTGCTCTTGACACCCTTCTCCACGGCGATGATCTGGTTGAGCTTCGCCACTTCGCCCCCTTCGAATGATCAGGAACGTACCTCACGCCCCCTCGGTCACCCGAACGGTTTTCCGCCGGGACAGCCCTCAGGGCGCCGGATACGTCACCCTGCCCTGCTCGTCGACGTGTGGTTCCGCCCCCCAGGCACCCAGCTCGTGCACGCGCGTCCCCTCGGCGCCCATGATGTGCCGGACCGTCCAGCCGCGGGCGGCGAGGGTGTTCGCGATCAGCAGCCGGTGACAGCGCCACGGCATCGGCTCTCCGCACATGACGGCGACGCGGGCGCGCTCCGCGAGGGAGGTCAGGCGGGTGATGCCGTGCTCGTAGGCCGGAAACAGGGTGTGGTCCGCGTAGTTCTTGAAGCTCGGGTTGCGCCAGCCCGCGTTGACGGTGGGGTCCACGTCCTGCTTGCGCCTCCGGCCGCCGAGCTCGTCCAGGTACACATAGCCGATGTCGGCCCGCTCCAGCCACCCACGCATGGCGTCACCGGAGAACTGGGGGCTGCGGCGTGAGCCGGGGTGCGCCCGGACGTCCGCCAGTACGTCGACGCGCTGGGCGTCCAAAAAGCCGGTGAACGTCTCCTCCGGCCACGTCCAGTGCCCGATCGTCCAGATCTCAGCCACCCGGACATGATGCCTCCCGCCGCCCCCGCTGGGCCGCACGCGACAGCGCGGCGTGCCGCACCGCTCAGCTCGTGTTCCGGGCCATCCGGAAGCCGAGGTCGTCGATCGCGAACGTGGGGTGGCTGCGGCGGCGCACCGTGGCGCCGCAGCCGCGCTCCGCCTCGGCCCAGCCGCCGCCGCGGAAGGTGCGGTAGGCGCCGTAGACCTCGACGTCGTAGAGGTCCCAGCACCACTCCCAGACGTTGCCCAGCATGTCGTACAGACCCCAGGCGTTCGGAGACCTGCCGCCGACGTCATGGGCCCGGCCGCCCGAGTTGCCCTCGTACCAGGCGATGGCGTCGAGTTCGCCGTAGCGGTAGCCGGTGGTGCCCGCCTTGCAGGCGTACTGCCACTCCGCCTCCGTGGGCAGGCGGTAACCGTCGGCGGCCGGGTCGCGGGCCACCTCGCCGCTCCGTGCGTCACGGGAGTAGACCGGGGCCAGGCCGACGCGTGCCGAGAAGCGGTTGCACAGGTCGACGGCGTCGAGCCAGCTGACGTTCGTCACGGGCAGGGCATGGGACACGGCGGGATCGGGGTCCGTACCCGTGAGCGCCCAGTACTGACCGAGGGTGACGGGGAGGCGGGCGAGCAGGAAGGGCCGGACGGCCTCCTGCCACTGCGCTCCCCGGCGGTCGTCCCGGAGATCGACGGTGCCGGCAGGTATCCCGACCATGCCTGCGGCCGTCTCGTCGTCGAGCAGGCCCACGGGGCGTCCTCCCTGTCCGGAGGGCCGAAGTACCCCCGTGCACAGATTACTTCGGCGGGAGCGCGGCCGCCGGGGAACCCGGCACCCGCGACGACGCCGCCTCAGCCCAGCATGCGGACGGGCTTCCCGTCGAGGTAGGCGCGGATGTCCTCGACCGCGTCCCCGTAGTACGCCGCGTAGTTGGCCCGGGACACGTAACCCAGGTGAGGTGTGGCCAGGAGGCGCGGTGCGCTGCGCATCGGATGGTCCGCCGGGAGGGGTTCGACGTCGAACACGTCGACGCCCGCGCCCGCGATGGCCCCTCGGTGCAGGACGTCGAGCAGCGCGTCCTGGTCGACGATCGCCGCCCGCGAGGTGTTGACGAGATAGCTGCCGGGCCGCATCAGCCCGAGCTCCTTCGCACCGAGCAGCCCGCGGGTGCGGTCGCTCAGCACCAGGTGGACGGAGACGAAGTCGCTCGTCTCCAGCAGCTCCTCCTTGGACGCCATGAAGCCTGCCCCGGCCTCCTCCGCCCGCTCCGGGGTCAGGTTGCGGCTCCAGGCCACCACGTCCATGCCGAAGGCGCGGCCGACCGCGGCGACCCTGCCGCCGATCTTCCCCAGCCCCAGGATCCCGAGCCTCCGGCCGTGCAGGTCGGCGCCGACGGTGGACTGCCAAGGTCCGCCGTCGCGGAGGGCGTTCGCCTCGGTGACGATCCCGCGCGCCAGTCCGAGCAGCAGGGCCCAGGTGAGCTCGACGGGCGGGGTGGCGGTGCTGGCGGTACCGCAGACGGTGACCCCGTGCCGTTCGGCCGCGGCGTAGTCGATGGATGTGTTGCGCATGCCGGACGCGACGATCAGGCGGAGCCGCGGCAGCCGTTCGATCAGCGTCGCGGGAAACGGCACGCGCTCCCTCAGCGTGACGACGATGTCGAACTCCGCGAGGCGCGCGACCAGTTCGTCCTCGGTGGCGCAGTGCTCGGCGAAACCGACCACGTCGATGTCGGCGGCGACGGGCGACCAGTCGGCGGCGGTGCCCGCCACGGACTGGTAGTCGTCGAGCACGGCACAGCGGAGTTTCATGGTGTCCTGCCCTTCGGCGGCACGGCGACGGTGCTGCCGCGGCACTGCGGCAGCACCGGGAAATCTACCGGCCGTGTCCGGGGCTCACGCGTCCAGCCAGGCCTCCGCGTTGCGGGCGACGTCGTAGACCCGCTCCACCTGGGTGGCGGTGAGCACGCCCGTGAGCGGGGCCAGGGCGGACACCTGGCGCTCCCGGTAGACGCTCACACCGGCCGGGGCGGCGACCACCTCCAGCGCCGTGACCCCGGTGAACACCAGCACGGTCCGCACGGGTACGTCGTAGGCGCAGTACGCCTCCAGCGCCTCCCGGGCCCGCCGGGCGCCGGGCAGGCCGTCGAGCTCGTACGGCTGGGGGGTGCCTTCGTCGATCCGCAGGGTGCCCTCCTCGATGCGTACCGACGCGCCGGGGCGGTGTTCGGTGCTCACGGCGAACACCCCGCCGGGCCCGATGAGCAGATGCCCGATCTCCGTGCCGTCCGGCAGGGGCACAGAGTGCAGCACCCTCCAGCCGTGCCGGGTCAGGCGCTTGAGCTCCGCGCCGACCCGCCGCTCCCCCGCGAGGGCGCCGCGCCGCGGATCGGCGTCCTTGTGCCGCCGCAGCGCTCCGGTGGCGACCCGTACGAACGCCACGGTCCCGGTCTCGCCGAGCTGCTCCCGGAGCCCGGTCCCGGGCCTCCGCCGGGCGAGGTCGTTCGCGGGGGTCAGCGCGGGCAGGACCGCCGGCCGCCGACGCTCCTCGGCTGGTACGGCCACGGGGTCCGGCTCGGGCGACGCCTCCGGACCGGCGACGGGGTCCGGCTCGGGCGGCGTCCTCGGAGCGGCCACCGGCTCGGGGACGGGCTGACGCGCGGCCACCGGTTCCGGCTCCGGCTGCTCGGCGGTGGCAGGCGCGGGCGCGGGCGCCGGATGCTCGGCGGTGCCAGGCGCGGGCGCCGGATCCTGCGCGGCACCGCGCCTCCGCAGGCCTCTCATCGGCGGGATGCGCGGAACCGGCGGCGGCGTGGGCGGGCCGGGGGGCACGGCCGGCGCGCCCTCACCGACCAGGGCCGGAAGATCCGGGACCTGGCGCGCGAGTGCGTCGGTCACCGCGTCCCGGTAGCGCGGGTGCAGGACCGTGATCGTGCCGCTGCCCCGGTCCGCCCAGCCGATCGCGGTGCCGTCCGGCAGGTTCACATAGAGCCGGTCGTGCCCGAAGAGCTGCCATGACGTGACCTTGAGATCCTGCATCGTGCCCCCTCTGTTCACCCCACCGGCATCCTTTGCTCCCTCAGCCTGCACGGCGGGCCGTCCCGCCGGACAGGGCGCAGAGCGGGCGCGCGGAGTCGGCGGCACGGCGTTCCGGAGCAGCCCGGGCCCTGTATGCCCCGGACTGCTCCGGTGCCTCGTTCGGACCAGGGGAAGGCCGGGAGCCGGACAGGTGTCCATCATCGCCCTCGCAGCGGCCCCGACCGTGGAAACGGTCTTTTCGTCACCTGTACGAGCGGCATCGACCACGAGATCGTTGCATCACGCACCAAAACGCGACCAACGTCCGCAAGGAGGCGTGAACGCGCACGAAACCGGGCAGCTTCCCGGGGACCTGGCAGGGTTCGGCACTGGGGGGCCGTGATGGAACCACGCGATCAGTCGGAAGCACCGGAGCCCAGACCCGGGACCGGGTGGGAATCCGTACCGGAGCACGCCTGGGGGCCCGCGCAGCCGCCCCCTCCTCCCGCCCGGCCCCCGACGCCACCCACGGCCGGTCCACCACCGGGCGGTGTGCTGCGGGCCGTCGCCGCCGGACTGCTCGGCCTCTCCGGCCTGGGGCTCGGCCACGTCCTGGTGCGCCGCTGGGGAAGGGCCGCGGTGAGCTGGGGGGCGACGGCCGTCCTGCTGCTCGTCGCGCTGCCCGCCGACCCGGACGGGGTGCCCGCCGCCCTCGTCGCCGCCTACCTCCTGCTGCTGGTCCTCGCCGGCGCCGACGCGGCCCGCATCGCCCTGCGTACGGAGTTCCGCCCGTGGTCCCGGCCCGCCCTGGCCGTGGTGCTCGGGCTGCTCCTGCTGGGCGTGCCGGTCGCGGGTACCGCGGCCTACGGCTCCGCACGCGACGAGGCCGTGGAACAGCAGCTGCTCGGCCGGCTGGAGGAGGGCGACGATCTGGTGGCGCAGGCGGCGAAGAGCTCGTTCCTCCTCTCCGCACCCGACTACCGGCACGCGCTCAGCCTGTACCGGGGACTGGCCGAGGACCACGCCGGTTCGCGCGCCGCGGCCCTCGTCCCCGTAAGGCTGAGGTCCTTCTACGCCGCCGTCGCCTCGCCGTACCGCGCGAAGAAGCACTGCGAGGCGGTCGGGCCGCTGACCTATCTGCGCACCCTGCCCGACGCGGTGGACCGGAAGCTGCTCGGCGATCTCGCTGGCTGGCCCGACACACCGCTCGCGGAGTCGCTGTACGGCTGCGGTGTCTCCCGGCTGGACGGTGCGGGCACGGATTCGGGTGGTGAGGAGCTGGGCACCCTGCTGCGTACGTTCCCGGGGACCACGCAGGCGGATCAGGTCGGCCCGGCCGTCAGCGCGACGATAGAGCGTCAGGTGGCCGGCCTGAAGGGCGCGGAGCCCTGCGCGGTGACCGACCAGTTGCGCCGGACGAGCACCCTGGTGGGCGAGCTCCCCGTGTCCTCGGTGCCTTCCCTCGGCCGGCAGGCCGCCGCGGCCGTGCAGGACGGCGTGTACGCCTGCGGCGTGGACGAGTTCGAGGACAAGCACTTCGCGGACGCCCGGCAGACCCTGACGGACTTCGCGGACGCCTACAGGAAGGACGGGCGCAGGCGGCATGCCCTGGACATCGCCACCGCGGCCGAGATAGCGGAGGTCCGGCCCTCGGCCGGCGAGCGG
Proteins encoded in this window:
- a CDS encoding DUF488 domain-containing protein, which encodes MAEIWTIGHWTWPEETFTGFLDAQRVDVLADVRAHPGSRRSPQFSGDAMRGWLERADIGYVYLDELGGRRRKQDVDPTVNAGWRNPSFKNYADHTLFPAYEHGITRLTSLAERARVAVMCGEPMPWRCHRLLIANTLAARGWTVRHIMGAEGTRVHELGAWGAEPHVDEQGRVTYPAP
- a CDS encoding SUMF1/EgtB/PvdO family nonheme iron enzyme — its product is MGLLDDETAAGMVGIPAGTVDLRDDRRGAQWQEAVRPFLLARLPVTLGQYWALTGTDPDPAVSHALPVTNVSWLDAVDLCNRFSARVGLAPVYSRDARSGEVARDPAADGYRLPTEAEWQYACKAGTTGYRYGELDAIAWYEGNSGGRAHDVGGRSPNAWGLYDMLGNVWEWCWDLYDVEVYGAYRTFRGGGWAEAERGCGATVRRRSHPTFAIDDLGFRMARNTS
- a CDS encoding D-2-hydroxyacid dehydrogenase family protein; the encoded protein is MKLRCAVLDDYQSVAGTAADWSPVAADIDVVGFAEHCATEDELVARLAEFDIVVTLRERVPFPATLIERLPRLRLIVASGMRNTSIDYAAAERHGVTVCGTASTATPPVELTWALLLGLARGIVTEANALRDGGPWQSTVGADLHGRRLGILGLGKIGGRVAAVGRAFGMDVVAWSRNLTPERAEEAGAGFMASKEELLETSDFVSVHLVLSDRTRGLLGAKELGLMRPGSYLVNTSRAAIVDQDALLDVLHRGAIAGAGVDVFDVEPLPADHPMRSAPRLLATPHLGYVSRANYAAYYGDAVEDIRAYLDGKPVRMLG
- a CDS encoding NERD domain-containing protein → MQDLKVTSWQLFGHDRLYVNLPDGTAIGWADRGSGTITVLHPRYRDAVTDALARQVPDLPALVGEGAPAVPPGPPTPPPVPRIPPMRGLRRRGAAQDPAPAPGTAEHPAPAPAPATAEQPEPEPVAARQPVPEPVAAPRTPPEPDPVAGPEASPEPDPVAVPAEERRRPAVLPALTPANDLARRRPGTGLREQLGETGTVAFVRVATGALRRHKDADPRRGALAGERRVGAELKRLTRHGWRVLHSVPLPDGTEIGHLLIGPGGVFAVSTEHRPGASVRIEEGTLRIDEGTPQPYELDGLPGARRAREALEAYCAYDVPVRTVLVFTGVTALEVVAAPAGVSVYRERQVSALAPLTGVLTATQVERVYDVARNAEAWLDA